CGAGAACGAACTGCTCGGGATGGACTTCCACGCCTACATGTTCCGCCCCGGCTACATCCACGCCATGCACGGCGAACGCTCCCGGACCCCGGCGTACCGCTGGATCTACCCGGTGGTCTCCCGGCTGTACCCGCTGCTGCGCCGCGTCATGCCCGACAAGGTCACCACCACCGAGAACATCGGTCGCGCCATGATCGCCGTGACCGGCTGGAACGGCACGGGCGAACACATCCTGCGCAGCCCGGAGATCAACCGGATCGCGGACGCCCCCGCTCAAGGTGACCCGAAGGAGAGGCCCTAGGGTCAGCGGGACGAGGACGGCCGACGGTGCCCGTCCACACCCCCGCTGTAGAGAGGGCTCGCCCGTGAGCACCCACCTGATCCTGCCCGGCTACCAGAACTCCGAGGCCGAGCACTGGCAGAGCTACTGGGAGCGTTCCGACCCGGCCAGGTTCCGGCGGGTCGAGCAGGCCGACTGGGACAAGCCACAGCTGCCCGACTGGGTGGCCACCCTCGACCGGGCGGTGGCGGACGCCGACGCGCCGGTGGTGCTGGTCGCGCACAGCCTGGGCTGCATCACCGTGGCGCACTGGGCCGCCACGGCCCGGCCCGAGCTCGCGGCCAAGGTGCTCGGCGCGCTGTTGGTCGCCCCCGCCGACATCGACACGGCGGACGTGCCCGAGCTGGTCAACTTCCGTCCGGTGCCGCTCACGGCGCTGCCGTTCCGCGCCACCGTGGTCGCCTCGGACGACGACCCGTGGTGCACCGCCGACCGGGCCCGGGCGTTCGCCGAAGCCTGGGGTGCCACCTTCGCCGCCGTCGGCCCGGGCGGGCACCTGAACACCGCCTCCGCGCTCGGCGACTGGCCGCAGGGCCGGGCGCTGCTCGCGGAGCTGACGGCCTGACAGCTGCCGGTATACGCCGATGGCCACCCCCATCCAGGGTGGCCATCGGCGTATCGAGGGGCGGGTCAGAGCGAGAGGACCTGGCCCGGGTAGATCAGGTTCGGGTTGTCGCCGATGACCTGGGCGTTCTTGGCGTACAGCGCCTCGGTGGAGGTGCCGTTGGCCGCGGCGACGGCGCTCAGGGTGTCGCCGCTCTGCACGGTGTAGCTTTCGCCGGACGCGGCGGCGGTGCTGCTGCTACCGGTGTCGGAGCTGCTCTCGGTCGAGGACGACGAAGACGAAGACGAGTCGCTGCTCTGCGTGGTGCTCGACGACGCGCTGGTGTCCACGTCCGCCGCCGAGCCGCCCTGGGTCAGCCCCGCCTGCACGGAGCAGACCGGCCAGGCGCCCGGGCCCTGGGAGGCGAGCACGTTCTCGGCGATGTCGATCTGCTGGGCCTTGGTGGCCTGGTCGGCGGTGGCCGCGTACTGGGTGCCGCCGTAGGCGTCCCAGGTGCTGGCGCTGAACTGGAGGCCACCGTAGTAGCCGTTGCCGGTGTTGATGCTCCAGTCGCCGCTGGACTCGCACTGCGCGACCTGGTCCCAGGTGGACACGGTCGCGGCGGAGGCCGTGGTGGCCGTGACGAGGCCGGCCATCGGCAGGACGGCGAGGGCACCGGCCATGACGGCCACCCGGAGACGGTTGCGCTTGCGCCCGCCCCGGGCGCCCTCGGTGGTCGTGGTGGTGGCGGCGGTCTCGTGACGGAAGGTCATGCGGTTCCTCTCGGAGGCCCCGGGCGGGCATGCGGAACCACGGGCTAAGGAGGGCCCGTTCCGTACGCCTCGGCTGCTCGGGCGGACCGGTACGCGTCGGACGTACCTCGCCGCCTCGGTGTCACCCGCCGCACGCCTCCGGGGTGAGCCGGACCGTCGTGCCTCGGGGTGAACCCGGGAAGTGCTCGTTGCACTGGTTTCGAAGCTACGAGCCTGACCGCCCGTCACCAAGCCGCTTCGGGTCGCCGCAGGTCAGAGCCCGGTTACCGGCGGTACCGATCACACGAACCAGGTCCCGCCGGCCCGAATCCGGCCGATTCGGCCCCCGAGGACCCGCCCGAAAGTGACCCCGACCACTCCACCGCCCCTGTGAGCCCCGACACACCGTCACTCCAGCACGGCCGGACGGCCACGCTCCGCCCAACTCGTCCGCCGCTCCCTCACAGTCCTTTCACGCCCCCGGTGGCCCGGGCCACAGCCGTGAGCTGGGCGTTAGCACCGGGGTGCGAAAAGGCCCGGTCCGGCATCCACTACGCTCCGCTCAGCACCGGGAGCCACTCAGCTCCCGGACGTTTTTCCGTTATCGGCGGGCGGCCCGCTGATCTCCCATCACGACAGGGCAGTACGGACCGGCCGACGGACAAGGTGGACCAGGCGGATGGACAGGTACGACGCGGAGCGGGTGGTGACCCGCGCCCAGGCGGGTGAGCAGCAGGCCACGGACGAGCTGATCGGGGCGCACCTGCCGCTGGTCTACAACATCGTCGGCCGCGCCCTCAACGGTCACCCCGACACCGACGACGTGGTGCAGGAGACCATGCTCCGCGCGGTCGACCACCTGCCCTCGCTCCGTGACCCGGCCGGGTTCCGCTCCTGGCTGGTCGCCATCGCGATGAACCAGATCCGCCGCCGTCACCAGGTGGCCCACCAGGCCCAGATCCCGATCGGGCTGACGTACGACTCGGCCGACCCCGGCGCGGACTTCGTGGACCTCACCATCACCCGGCTCGGCCTGGCCGGGCAGCGGCGCGAGGTCGCCGAGGCCACCCGCTGGCTGGACCAGGACGACCGGGAGCTGCTCTCGCTCTGGTGGCTGGAGGCGGCGGGCGAGCTCAGCCGGGCCGAGCTGGCCGAGGCGCTGGAGCTGTCCCCGCAGCACGCGGCAGTCCGGGTGCAGCGGATGAAGGGTCAGCTGGAGACCGCGCGGGTGGTGGTCCGGGCGCTGGCCGTCCAGCCCCCCTGCCCGCAGCTGGGCGAGCTGACGGCGCAGTGGGACGGTGCCCCCGGCGCGCTCTGGCGGAAGCGGATCGCCCGGCACGCACGCGAGTGCGGCTCCTGTGCGCAACAGTGGGAGGGCCTGTTCCCGGCCGAAGGGCTGCTGGCCGGTCTGGCGCTGGTACCCGTTCCGCAGCAGCCGGTCACCTTCCCGGTCGACGCTCCCTCGGAGCCCGGCGCCACGCTGCCGTCGACCGGTGGCCGGGCGGCCGCGCGACGGGCGGCCGCCCAGCGGCCCGGCAAGGGCGGCGGCGGACGGCGCCGGGCCAAGCCGCGCGCCCGCCGACGGGTCCTGGTCGCGGTGATCGGCACCACGGTGGCCACCGTCGCGGCGGTCGGCGTGGTGGGTGCCAACCAGACCTCCTCGCCGCAGGCGGCTCCCCGGATCGACGGCGCGGCCACCGCCGCGATATCCGCCGCGCCGCTCCAGGTCGACGCGGTCACCCCCGCGCCCGCCCCGGCCACCTCCCCGCCGGCCGTACCGGCCTCGCCGTCGGCCACCCCGACCGCCTCGCCCTCGCCGACGCCCACCCCGACCCCGGCCGCCCCGTCGCCCGCCCGCACCTCCGCCGCACCCCCGGCCACTCCGTCGCCCGCCACCAGCGCGGCGAACCGCCAGGCCAGCGCGCAGCAGCAGGTGCTCGACCTGGTCAACTCCGAGCGGTCGAAGAACAACTGCGGCCCGGTCAAGGCCAACAGCAAGCTCCAGGCGGCCGCCCAGGGCCACTCCCAGGACATGGCGGCCCGGAACTTCTTCGACCACACCAACCCCGACGGCAACGGCCCGCAGCCGCGGATCGAGGCGGCCGGTTACCGCTGGAGCACCTGGGGCGAGAACATCGCCCGGGGCCAGCAGGACGCCGCCGCCGTGATGGACGCCTGGATGAAGAGCCCGGGCCACCGGGCCAACATCCTCAACTGCGCGTTCACCGAGATGGGCCTCGGCACCCACTTCGCCTCCGGCGGCCCGTGGTGGACCCAGAACTTCGGCGCCCCGGCCTGACGGAATACCCGGCCTGACGGAATACCGCGCGGCCCTCGACGGTTGTGCGGCTCGGCCCTCCATGAACCTCGAAAGGACTCCGCTGTGAGCCTGTACGACATCCCGCTGCGCACCCTCGACGGCCAGGCGACCTCGCTCGCCGACTACAAGGGCAAGGCGCTGCTTCTGGTCAACGTCGCCTCCAAGTGCGGCCTGACCCCGCAGTACGCGGGCCTGGAGCGCCTCCAGCAGCGCTACGCCGACCGCGGCTTCACCGTGCTCGGCGTCCCGTGCAACCAGTTCATGGGCCAGGAGCCCGGCACGGCCGAGGAGATCCAGACCTTCTGCTCCACCACGTACGGCGTCTCCTTCCCGCTGTTCGAGAAGCTCGACGTGAACGGCGACGACCGGCACCCGCTCTACACCGAGCTGACCAAGGCGGCCGACGCCGAGGGCACCGCCGGTGACGTGGCCTGGAACTTCGAGAAGTTCCTGATCACCCCCGACGGCACGGTGGCCGCCCGGATCCGTCCGCGCACCGAGCCCGAGGCCCCCGAGCTGGTCGCCCTGATCGAAGCCAACCTCCCCGCCTGACGCACCCTCAGGAGCCCGGCCGGTCCCTCCGGCCGGGCTCCCGTGCTGCCCGGTCCGGTACCGGCCAGGTGACAGGTCTGCAACTACCGTACGTTCACCGTCGGTTCACCGGCCCCATTGCCTGCACACTGTCAGGGGGGCGGCGCCGTACCGTCCCCCCGGGGGAAGGCGGAGCAGTGCACGACATCGAGGGCCGGACGGTTCACCAACTCTTCGAGGAGCACGCCCGACGCGCTCCCGACGCACCCGCGCTGGTCTGCGGCGAACAGCGCCTCAGCTACCGCGAGCTGGACGAACGGGCCGACCGGCTGGCCCATCATCTGCGGGAACTCGGGCTGCGCGGCGGTCAGTTCGCGGCCGTCGCGCTCGGCCGCACGCCCGACCTGCTGACCGCCGTGCTCGCGGTGCTGAAGACCGGGGCGGCCTACGTCCCGCTGGAGCCGACCGGCCCGGACCGGATCATCCGTCATGTGCTGGCCGAGGCCGACCCGTTGGTGGTGATCACCCAGGAGGCGCACCGGGTCCGGCTCACCGACGCCGCCCGGCGGACCGTGCTCTGCCTGGACACCGTCGAGCTCCCCGAGCGGCACGGCCCGCTGCCGGACCGCGCCGGACCGGCCGATCTCGCCTGCGTCTTCTACACCTCGGGCTCCACCGGCCTGCCCAAGGGCGCCCTGATCGAGCACCGCAACCTGCTGCACTCCTACCAGGGTTGGCGCGAGGTGTACGGGCTGACCGCCGAGGACCGGTTCCTGCAGACCGCGACACTGGAGTTCGACGTCTTCACCGCCGACTGGATCCGGGCCCTGTGCAGCGGTGGCGTCCTGGTACTGGCGCAGCGCAACTTCACCCTGGACCGGACCGCCTCCCCCGCCGAGCTGCACGAGCTCGTCCTGCGCGAGCGGATCACGGTGATGGAGACCAACGCGTACACCCTGCGCCGCCTGTTCGCCCATCTCCAGCCGCTCGGACTGGAGTTGGGCAGCGTCCGGCTGCTCTCGGTGGGTGCCGAGAAGTGGTACCTGGACGAGCAGCTGCGGCTGCAGGGCTACCTCGGGCCCGGGGTCCGGCACGTCAACGTGTACGGGGTGGCCGAGGCGGCGGTGGACAGCGCCTGGTTCGACACCGCCACGCTGGCCGAGGAGCCCGAGCACCCGGAGCGGCTGTCGCTGATCGGCCGGCCCTTCCCGGGCACCGGCATCCGGCTGCTGGACCCGGCCGGGCAGCCGGTGCCGCCGGGCACCCCGGGCGAGATCTGTCTCTCCGGGCCGGGTGTCGGCCGGGGTTACCTGAAGCGGCCCGAACTCACCGCCGAGCGCTTCCTGCAGGGCCTCGACGAGGGCGGCCGGGTCTACCGGACCGGCGACATCGGGGTGCTGCGGCCGGACGGCCTGCTGGAGTTCGTCGGCCGGGCCGAGGGCCAGGACCCGTCGGCGGCCGCCTCGTTGGCGGCGGTCGAGGTGCTGCTGCGCGGCCATCCGGAGGTGCGCGAGAGCGCGGTCGCCGAGGTGGAGACCGGGCCCCGGCAGACCGAGCTGATCGCGTACGTGGTGGCGGCCGAGGGGGCCAGGGCCGAGCCCTGGGCGCTCCGGGCCTACCTGGCCGAGCGGCTGCCCGAGCGGCTGCTGCCGGAGGCCGTGGTGGCACTCCCGGCGCTGCCCAGGACCCGGGCCGGCAAGCTGGACACCCGCTCGCTGCCGCTGCCCGCACCGCGCGACCACGCCGCGCCCGGGCTGCGGAAGCCGGGCTCGGCCAAAGCGGCCCGCTCCGGCGGCGGCAAGGGCGGCGGTCGCCCGCCGACGCGGCCCGGGCGGCCGGGCGCGGACGCCGTCGGCTGGGCGACCGTCTCGGCCCTCGGGGCGGTGGCCGCCGCCGCACTGACGGACGGTCTCTGGCCGGGCTCGACCGACGTGTCCAGGGTGCCGTCCCTGTGGGCCGAGCTCTTCCAACTGCTCTACCTGATCGAGTGGCTGGGCTTCGGCCTCGGCCTGGCCTTCCTGCTGCTGAGCGGCCCGCTGCTGGCCCGCAACGGCCGCCCGCCCGGCCTGACCCTGCTCACCCGGTTCGCCGTCACCTGGCTGCTCGCCGCCTGGTGGCCGCAGGACAACTGGTACCGGATCAGCCGGGCCACCGACTGGCCCCGGCAGGCCGCGCTGGTCTACGGGTTCAACGTCTCGCTGATCGCCGCGGCGGCCGTACTGGTCTGCTTCCTGGCCTGGCAGCCGGTCCGCCCGGCGGACCGCTGACCCCTGCCGGGCCGGCCCGCCACCAGGCTGAAGTCGTAGTGCTGGGACCGCAGTCGGGGCTGCATGGCCTCACTCCTCACTCGTGATCGATACGGCCCGAACGTTGGCAGCCCGGCGCCGCTCCGGTCCAGACTTTCCGTTGTCCCGGACAGCGCGCGGCTGTCCGGGCTGGTCAGCGGCCTGTCCGGATCGACACCGGACAGTGCCCAGGGGGGGCATTGCCGAATCACCGCGCGCTGGCCAGGATATGACGCATGAACAGTCAAAACGGGGTGGCGCCGGACCAGGCCGAGGATACGGCCGGGTTCATCGCGCTGATGCGGCAGCTCAAGGACGAGACCGGCCTGACGTACCGCCAGCTGGAGGAACGGGCCACCGAACAGGGCATGGTGCTGGCCCGCAGCACGCTCGCCGATGTGCTCAACGGCCGCTCGCTGCCGCGCCCGGAGCTGCTCTCCGCCTTCGTCCGGGCCTGCGGCGCGGCGGACCGGGAGGCGGACTGGCTCCGGGCCAGGAACGCGCTCGCCCAGCCGCCGGCCACCGCCGTGGTGCAGGCACCGCCGCGCCGCCGGATACCCCGGCTGCCGCTGGTCGCCGCGCTCACCCTGGCCGCCGCCGTGGCGGTCTGGGCCCTGACGCCCCCGCACACCGAACACCCGGCCGCCGCACCGCAGCAGCAGTCCGTCGCCGCCCCGGCCGTGCTGCCCACCGGGTGGGTACGGATCCGCCCGGTCACCGCGCCCGAACTCTGCCTGACCGACGGACGGGTGCACGACCAGCGGTACACGCCGCTGGTCGCGGTCCAGCGCCCCTGCGGCGAGGCCGGGCCGCAGGCCACCCTGCTCGAGCCGCTGGGCGGCGACGAGTACCACATCCAGTGGCACCACCCGGACTACGGCAAGGGCTGCCTGAAGGCCCTCCCCGACGGCCCCGGCCTCGGCCTGCTGGAGCCGATGGACGACTGCGCCCAGGGCAGCCACTTCCATGTCGAACCGTCGGGACCGGCCGGCAGCGGCACCTACGTGCTCCGGGTGGACGGCCAGGGCTGCGCCGGGATCGTCGGCGACGGCACCGGCCCCGGCACCGAGGCGGTGATGGCCCGCTGCGTCGGCCGGGGCGGTCAGGTCTTCTTCGTCGAACCGGTCACCCGGCCGACCTTCAGCGCCGCCTGAACAACCGTCAGCCCTCCCCGAGCACACCCGCGAACGGGTCCGCGAGCCCCTGGTTCGCGGCCCGCAGCAGGTACTCGGCCGCGTCCAGCTGCTCGCTGCCGTCGGCCCAGAGCGCCACCCCGGCGAACGGCAGCGGGTCGAACCCGGCGGTCGGGATGGTCGGCAGCAGCCCCACCCCGAGCGCCGCGCACCGTTCGGCCACCCGCGCCAGGTGGGCCAGCAGCGCGGGCTGCGACAGCCGGGCACCCAGCGGCAGCTGATCCAGCGTCCGGACGTACCGACCCGCACCGCCCAGCCGGGCCGCCAGCATGAAGGCCACCGACGGTCCGGTCAGCCGCAGGTTGGTCTCGGTCGGCGCGAGCCGGCCCAGCGGGTCGACCACGAAGTCCAGGTCGTACCAGCCCCGGTGCCCCGCCTCGGCCAGCGCCCGGCCGACCGCGATCCCGAACGCGGCGGCGGGCCCGGCCAGCGAGGCGGGCACCGCGTCCGGGCCGACGGTGGCGCCCCGGTAGCCGGTGCCCTCGATGTGCATCACGGCCGTGCCCACCGGGTACACCTCACCGTCCGGGCCGATCACCCCGTCGAAGCTGAGGTCGCGCAGCGGGCCGTGCCCCGCCACGAACTCCTCCAGCAGCGGCGCCCGGCCGGTCTCCGCCCGCAGCCCCCGCAACGCCGCCAGCGCCCCGCCCGCCGCCCGGACCTGGCGGGGCGTCAGCACGGCCGTACCGTGGCCGCCGACCCCGTACGGCGCCTTGACCACGCTGGTCAGACCGGCGGCGGCCCGGGCCCGGACCAGCCCGGCCAGCCGCCACCACGAGGTGGGCTCCCACTGCTCGGGCACCCGGATCGCCGGGTGGTCGGCGGCCAGCCGCCGGAACAGCCGGTGCGACTCCGCCTTCGACTCGAACCGCCGCACCACCGGCCCTGTGCCGCCCCAACCCCGCACCGGCAGACCCGACTCGGCGATCCGCTCCCGCAGACCGGGCCGGGCGGCCAGTGCCTCGGCCAGCCCGGTGTCCGGCGCGATCCCGCTGTACACCTCGACCGGCCCCCAGCCCAGCTCCCGGGCCAGCCAGTCCGTCCACTCCGGCTCGACCTGGAGCGGCAGCACCAGCACGGCCGGGTCCGGGGTGTAGAACGCGGCCAGGCACGAGTAGTGGTGCGCCTGCCGCAACGCCCCGGCACCCGGCCGGCCGAACTGCGCGTTGAAGTCCGCCACGTCCCCCAGCTGGACGGCCCGCTGCCCGCCGGTCCACCCGGCCTGCCAACCACCCTGCCATCCGCCCCCGGCTGTCATCCGGCCAGCCTACGGTCCGTCAGGCCTCCCCGGGGTGCCAGGCGGGCCACTCCCACGGGCGGTCGGCCCAGCGCACCTTGACGGCGTCGTGCGGGTCGAGGTCGGGGAAGTGCTCGCGCACCCGCGGCTCGAACTCCTCCGGCGCCAGCGGCTCCCACCCCGCCCCCGCGAAGTGCACCAGCCGGTAGCGGCTGTCGGTCCGGAACTCGGCCACCTCGACCAGCGAGGCGGCGGGATCACGATCGGTGTTGGTCTCCATACCGCCCAGCATCGACCGCCCACCCACCCCTCGCACCCGAACCACCCCCACCTGGCGCAGCATCACCACCCGTCTGCCGCCCCGTGGGTGGGACCCGGCCCAGGTGCCCGCGCGCCTGGGGCGGACGTATCTGCCACAACCCGCCCGCTACTGACCGCCTGTCACCCGCTCCGCCCGGGCCGGTGGCTCGTTGAGCACGGGGGCCACCGGCCGATCGGCGGTCCCCCGGTGGGAGGAGCGGCGTGAGCGAGCAGTGGCAGGCACCCTGGCAGTACGGCTGGGAGCAGCAGCCACCGCCACCGACCCCGTGGGAGCCGCCGGTGACACCGTTGCCGTCGCGGCGCCGCCGGGTGCGGCGGCGGGCGGCCTGGGTGGCGGGCGGGGTGGTGGTGCTGGCCGGGCTCTGCTGGCTGCCGAGCGCCTGTGCGCCGGACGCCGAGCGGCCCGCGCCGCCGCCGGTCCTCGACACCCCGTCACCGAGCCCGCTCGGCTTTCCCTCCCCCGTCCTGCTGCCACCACCGCCACCGGTGCCCGTACCGGTGAGCAGCAGCCCGCCACCACCCTCCGAGACCCCCTCCACCTCCCCGACCCCGCGTCAGAGCCGGTCCCCGAAGCCCGCGAAGCCCTCCCGCGCGCCCCGGCCGAGCGCGGCCCCCGCGTCGCCGCCCCCGTCCTCCCCCGATCTGCTCTCCTCGCTCCAGGTCTGCGCGGAGGCCGAGCGCCTCGGCCAGTGGGCACCCGGCTCCGAAGAAGCCCGGGTCTGCCGGAGCCTGTACGGCGGCTGACGGAATGGTCAGTGCAGCAGGCCGGCCGCCACCAGGTCCTGCCGGATCCGGGGCGCCAGGGTGGCGGCCAGGGTGTTGGTGATGTGCCCGGTGTCCCGGTACAGCAGCACGCCCTCGCGCACCGGCGGGCAGTCGCCGGGCGGCGGGCAGAGCAGCGGCCGGTAGTCGAGCACCTGGACGCCGTACCGGGCCGCCAGCCCGTCGGTGAGCAGCGGTTCGGGCGCGAAGGCGGCGCTGCGCGGGAAGGTGCAGTCCTCCTCGGCGGCCAGGCAGACCGGGATGTCCTTGCCGGGCATCGGGGTGTCGGCCAGGTACGCGAGCGGGGCGCCGAGCGCGCGCAGCCGCTCCAACGTGGTGGCCCAGCCGGCCGCCCGCTCGGCCGGGTCGCCGTACCGGTTCAGCCCGGCCAGCACCACCAGTTCGGGGGCGGGGCCGCCGGCCAGCCGGGCCAGCGTGTGTTCGCGCCAGCGGTCACACTCGGTGTACTCCCGGCCGAGCACCGTGTTCTGCACGGTCAGGGTCGGCAGCGGGCAGCCCGGCTTGACCAGCACCTCCAGGGCCCAGTCGCGTTCGCGGACCAGCGGCAGCAGGGCGGAGATCCACTGCCCGGCGTGCGAGTCGCCGAGCAGCACGATCTTCTGCCGGGCGTTCGGGGTGCCGAACCGGCAGGTCGGGCTCTGTTCGGCGGCCAACGGGATCTCGCAGCCCTCGCCCGGCGGGAAATCCGTCCTGGCCCGGGCCAACGAAGGGGTAAGACCCGGCAGTTGACCACCCACCACCAGCAGGCCAGGCCCACTCGCCGCACCCGCCGGGACCGCCGCCGCGTCCCCCGGGTCGCCGAGCGCCCGGACGGCTCCGCCGCCCAGGGTGAGCCCGGCGATCAGCGGTACGGTCAGCGCGACGGCGCCTACCGCGAGGCCCTTGCGCGGCGCCCCGGCCGTGCCGCGCCGCAGCGGGAGCTCGACCAGACGCAGCGTCAGCCAGGCGGGCAGCGCGGCGCCGAGCACCAGCGCGACGGCCACCGGCAGCGACAGCGTCCCGTACCTGGCCTCGGCGACCGCCAGCAGCGGCCAGTGCCAGAGGTACCAGGAGTACGAGATCCGCCCGGCGGCCCGCAGCGGTGGCACCGCGAGCAGCGAACCGGCCTGGTACCAGCGGCCGCCAGGACCGGCCAGCAGCAGCGCGACCGTGCCCAGGGTCGGCAGCAGGGCCGCGCTGCCGGGGAACGGGGTGCTCCGGTCGTACAGCAGCACGCCCGCGATCACCGCCGCCAGGCCGAGCCAGCCGAGCACGGCGGCGCCGACCAGCCGCCGTCCGTACAGCAGGGCGGCCGCCGCGCCGAGCGCGAACTCCCAGAGCCGGGTGGCGGTGGAGAAGTAGCCGAGCGGGGCGGCGTCGGCCGTCCAGCGCAGGCAGAGCAGGAAGGAGGCGGCCCCGACCCCGAGGGTCAACAGCAGCACGGCGAGTCTGCGCCACCTGGCGGCGAGCAGCAGGACGGCGCCCCAGAGCAGGTAGAACTGGTTCTCCACGCCGAGCGACCAGAAGTGCAGCACGGGGCTCGGATCGCGGGTGGCCGCCAGGTAGTCGGTGTGCTGCCCGGCGAACCGCCAGTTGGCGAACTGTCCGGCCGCCGCGAGCAGGTCGCGGGCCAGGTCGGTGCCGCGCAGCGGGTCGAGCAGCAGCCGGCCCGCGACGGCGGTGGCGGTCAGCACCACGGCGGCGGCGGGCAGGATGCGGCGGGCCCGGCGGGCGCAGAACTCCCGGAAACCGAGCGGGCGTTGGCCGGTCAGCAGACCGGTGATCAGGAATCCGGAGAGGACGAAGAAGACGTCCACCCCGACGTAGCCGCCGGTCAGCGCGGGCACTCCGGCGTGGAAGCCGAGCACCGCGAGGACGGCGACGCCGCGCAGGCCCTCCAGGTCGGCGCGGAAGCCGGCCGCGGGCGCGGTCCTGAGCCTCGGAGGCGGCGGTGCCGCGGTGGCCCGGGACAGGGTGATCAGGTCGGTCATGGTGGTGCTCCTCGCGACGGCTTCGGTGGGTGTGCCGCCGGGCCCTTGGGGTGACCTGGCAGGCGGTCCCGCGCCGGTGGGGCGACGCGCAAGGCTGGAGTTGACGGTGCGTCAGAACAGTGGATCGGCCCAGCCGGTGGCGAGCAGCGCGGCGAGCGCGAACACCGCCGTCACGGCGAGCGCCTCGGGCCGGCCGAACGCCTCGGTGGTGCCACTCGCACTGCCGCCCCGGACCTGGTCGCGGCCGCGCAGCAGCGCCCAGAGCGCGGTCAGCACGGGCAGCGCGGTGTAGGTGGTGAGGGCGAGCAGGGCGGCCAGCGCCCAGTAGGGCTGCCAGCCGTACCGGGCGACCGCCCGGGCCAGGCCGACGGCTCCGGCGGTCAGGCACAGGCTCAGCCAGCCGACCCCGATCCGGGCCACCGTGCGGCCGAGCGCCGACCGGCCGGCGATCGCGCCGGTCGGCACCCAGTCGGCGCTGCGGTGCCGCAGCGCGTGCACCAGGGCGACCACGTGGCAGAGCCCGCTGAGCAGTTGGACCCGGGTGACCTCGAACCGCCAGCGGGTCCGGGAGGCGGCGGGGAGCAGCGCGAGCGAGACCCAGAGCGGCGGCAGGAAGGGCAGCACCTGCCAGGGTTCGATCCGCTCGGGGGTGAAGAACAGCAGGATCAGCGCGGGCAGCGGCACCGCGAAGACGTTCACCGCGCTGCTGAGGTAACCGAGGATGCCGTTCCAGAAGCACAGCCTCGCGCCCTTGGGCAGCGGGCTGCGGTGGAACTCGGGGTCGCGCAGCAGCGCGAGCGAGCCCAGGCACCAGCGGTACTGCTGGCTGATGAAGGCGGACAAGCCGGTCGGCGACAGGCCCTTGGCCAGCAGGGTCGGGACGTAGCGGGTGCGGAAGCCGTGCCGCCCGAGCGCCAGCCCGGTGTACAGGTCCTCACTGTGGTCGGATTCGTAGAAGCCGCCCGCGAGTTGGAGCGCGCTGCGCCGGTAGAGCGCGTTGGTGCCGCAGCAGACGGTGCCGTCCCGGGCGTCCCGGGAGGGCTGGATCCAGCGGTAGAACACCTCCTGGGTGGCGCC
This genomic interval from Kitasatospora gansuensis contains the following:
- a CDS encoding glutathione peroxidase; protein product: MSLYDIPLRTLDGQATSLADYKGKALLLVNVASKCGLTPQYAGLERLQQRYADRGFTVLGVPCNQFMGQEPGTAEEIQTFCSTTYGVSFPLFEKLDVNGDDRHPLYTELTKAADAEGTAGDVAWNFEKFLITPDGTVAARIRPRTEPEAPELVALIEANLPA
- a CDS encoding sigma-70 family RNA polymerase sigma factor, coding for MDRYDAERVVTRAQAGEQQATDELIGAHLPLVYNIVGRALNGHPDTDDVVQETMLRAVDHLPSLRDPAGFRSWLVAIAMNQIRRRHQVAHQAQIPIGLTYDSADPGADFVDLTITRLGLAGQRREVAEATRWLDQDDRELLSLWWLEAAGELSRAELAEALELSPQHAAVRVQRMKGQLETARVVVRALAVQPPCPQLGELTAQWDGAPGALWRKRIARHARECGSCAQQWEGLFPAEGLLAGLALVPVPQQPVTFPVDAPSEPGATLPSTGGRAAARRAAAQRPGKGGGGRRRAKPRARRRVLVAVIGTTVATVAAVGVVGANQTSSPQAAPRIDGAATAAISAAPLQVDAVTPAPAPATSPPAVPASPSATPTASPSPTPTPTPAAPSPARTSAAPPATPSPATSAANRQASAQQQVLDLVNSERSKNNCGPVKANSKLQAAAQGHSQDMAARNFFDHTNPDGNGPQPRIEAAGYRWSTWGENIARGQQDAAAVMDAWMKSPGHRANILNCAFTEMGLGTHFASGGPWWTQNFGAPA
- a CDS encoding LysM peptidoglycan-binding domain-containing protein, whose translation is MTFRHETAATTTTTEGARGGRKRNRLRVAVMAGALAVLPMAGLVTATTASAATVSTWDQVAQCESSGDWSINTGNGYYGGLQFSASTWDAYGGTQYAATADQATKAQQIDIAENVLASQGPGAWPVCSVQAGLTQGGSAADVDTSASSSTTQSSDSSSSSSSSTESSSDTGSSSTAAASGESYTVQSGDTLSAVAAANGTSTEALYAKNAQVIGDNPNLIYPGQVLSL
- a CDS encoding helix-turn-helix domain-containing protein, giving the protein MNSQNGVAPDQAEDTAGFIALMRQLKDETGLTYRQLEERATEQGMVLARSTLADVLNGRSLPRPELLSAFVRACGAADREADWLRARNALAQPPATAVVQAPPRRRIPRLPLVAALTLAAAVAVWALTPPHTEHPAAAPQQQSVAAPAVLPTGWVRIRPVTAPELCLTDGRVHDQRYTPLVAVQRPCGEAGPQATLLEPLGGDEYHIQWHHPDYGKGCLKALPDGPGLGLLEPMDDCAQGSHFHVEPSGPAGSGTYVLRVDGQGCAGIVGDGTGPGTEAVMARCVGRGGQVFFVEPVTRPTFSAA
- a CDS encoding amino acid adenylation domain-containing protein; translation: MHDIEGRTVHQLFEEHARRAPDAPALVCGEQRLSYRELDERADRLAHHLRELGLRGGQFAAVALGRTPDLLTAVLAVLKTGAAYVPLEPTGPDRIIRHVLAEADPLVVITQEAHRVRLTDAARRTVLCLDTVELPERHGPLPDRAGPADLACVFYTSGSTGLPKGALIEHRNLLHSYQGWREVYGLTAEDRFLQTATLEFDVFTADWIRALCSGGVLVLAQRNFTLDRTASPAELHELVLRERITVMETNAYTLRRLFAHLQPLGLELGSVRLLSVGAEKWYLDEQLRLQGYLGPGVRHVNVYGVAEAAVDSAWFDTATLAEEPEHPERLSLIGRPFPGTGIRLLDPAGQPVPPGTPGEICLSGPGVGRGYLKRPELTAERFLQGLDEGGRVYRTGDIGVLRPDGLLEFVGRAEGQDPSAAASLAAVEVLLRGHPEVRESAVAEVETGPRQTELIAYVVAAEGARAEPWALRAYLAERLPERLLPEAVVALPALPRTRAGKLDTRSLPLPAPRDHAAPGLRKPGSAKAARSGGGKGGGRPPTRPGRPGADAVGWATVSALGAVAAAALTDGLWPGSTDVSRVPSLWAELFQLLYLIEWLGFGLGLAFLLLSGPLLARNGRPPGLTLLTRFAVTWLLAAWWPQDNWYRISRATDWPRQAALVYGFNVSLIAAAAVLVCFLAWQPVRPADR
- a CDS encoding RBBP9/YdeN family alpha/beta hydrolase — its product is MSTHLILPGYQNSEAEHWQSYWERSDPARFRRVEQADWDKPQLPDWVATLDRAVADADAPVVLVAHSLGCITVAHWAATARPELAAKVLGALLVAPADIDTADVPELVNFRPVPLTALPFRATVVASDDDPWCTADRARAFAEAWGATFAAVGPGGHLNTASALGDWPQGRALLAELTA